GCGCGGGTCATGCCCGCCCCCCACGCGGGCCGGACGGACGCAGGGGGGCTGGGGCAGACATGCGCCCAGTATTCAGGAGGTCACCTGTCCGGCCTCTGACAGCCCAGGGCCTCGATACGGCCCAGGCTTCAGCGCACCTCGGAGCTCAGTGCAGCCCGGGGATCAGCGCAGGTCGGGGGGCGGCGGGGCCTCCACCCGCACTGGCTGCCCCGTGACCGGATGCCGGAACCGCAGCGTCCAGGCGTGCAGCGCGTACCCCAGGTCACCCGGCAGGCCCGGCAGTCCCCGCAGCGGGCCGCCGCCCACGCCGTACAGCGGATCACCGACCAGCGGGTGCCCGGCAGCGGCAAGGTGAATGCGGATCTGATGCGGGCGGCCCGTGTGGATCTCCACGTCGAACAGCGTGCTGCGGTCGCAGCGCTCGCGGACGGTCGCCACGCTGCGCGACGCCTTCCCGTCCGCGCTGGCGGCGAACACGCTGCCCAGACGCGGGTGCGTCACCGGCCCGATAGGCGTACGGATGTCCAGGGTGTCCCACTCCGGCACGCCCACACCCAGCGCCCGGTACACCTTCTGGACCTCGTGCTCCCGCCACGCGTGGGACAGCGCCGCGCCCGCCGCCCCGGTACGGGCGAACAGCACCACGCCGCTCGTGCCGCGCCCCAGCCGGTGCAGCGGACTGGCCCCCGGATACCGCAGCCGCACCTGCGTCAGCAGCGTGTGCGTCAGGAACCCCGCGCCCGGCAGCGTCGGCAGCCCGGACGGCTTACTCACGGCGACCAGCGCGTCGTCCTCCAGCAGCACCGCGTACTCCAGCGGGGCCGCCGCCTCCCGCCACGGTGGGCGGTGCCACACGACCACGTCCCCGGCGCGCAGCACATCGTCCCCGCGCGCCTGCACGCCCCGCACCTCCACCTCACCCGCCGCCAGCCGCGCCGCCCACGTCGCCCCGTCCGAGTGCCGGTACTCGCGCGTCAGGAACGCCAGCACGCTCTCCCCACCCGTCCGCACCTGCGAACGGAACGCGAACCCGTTATTCGATGGCGTGTCGCCCGGCATGAAGGACAGGGTACGCGGAACGCGGGTCCGGTCCTTCCCGCGCCCCGCCGCCCGTTGCCTGCGCCCACCCTCTACACTGGCCTGTGATGTTTGGTCCTGTTTCCCCCAGAAGTCGCCCGCAACCGGGGCACCTGTACGACGTGGCCGTGGTCGGCGCCGGGCTGGCCGGAACGGAACTGGCGTGGCGGCTGGCCCGCGCCGGCCGGGACGTGCTGCTGGTCTCGCAGGCGCTCGATCACCTGGGGAACCTGTACCAGCCGGACACGCGCGGCGTGACCTTCCCCCAGGACAGCCTGTTCGGAGAGGTGCGCGCCGCGCTACACCCCGACACGGACGGCTGGACCTTCCACCGCCACCTGAAAGCCCGCATCGAAGAGACGAGCGGCATTCACCTGCTCCAGAGCACCGTCACCGCGCTGGACGAGGAAACTGTGCCCGATGGAGGGGGGCAGATCGTGCTCTCGACCTGGGAAGGTCCGAAACTGCACGCGCGGCTGTGCGTGCTGGCCGTCGGCGCGTTCCTGAAGGGCCGCCTGCTGGTCGGGGACACCATGGACGAGGCCGGACGCCTCAGCGAGGTCGCGTACGACTTCCTGGCAGACGACCTGACCGCAAGCGGCATCTGGCTGATCGGGACGGAACGCCGCGCCGAGGGCGAGGGCGTCGAACCGCCGTACGACGTGCGCTTCCTGACCCCCGCCCCCACCGAACTCGACGGGTTCCGCGTCAACCGCCTGGAACGCGTGCGGATGCTGGGCCAGTGCACGCCCGGCGACCACACCTACGAGAGCGTGCTGCAAGACGCCGCCCGCCTCGCCGACGACCTGCTGGCCGAGTGGCCGGAGGTGCGCGCATGATCGCCCGCCTCGGCGACTTCCGGTTCCCCGACAGCGCCGCGCGCCTGTACCCGGACACCCCAGGCCGCCCCTGGGTACTGGAAGTCGGTTTCGGAGACGGGCGCTTCTGGCCGCACCACGCCACGACCTTCCCCGAGGCGCCCAACTACCTGGGCGTGGAACTGTCCGGCGTGTCCCTCCTGAAAGCCAACCGACGCCTGCGGGACGCGAACCTGACGAACGCCATCCTGACCAAACTGCCCGCCGACGTCCTGATCCGCGAGGTCATCCCGCACGCAGGCCTGGACCTGATCGTCGTGAACTTCCCCGACCCCTGGCCCAAGGCCGGACACACCGACCACCGCCTGCTGCGCGCCCCGTTCTTCCGCATGGCCGCCAGCCGCCTGAAACCCG
The Deinococcus seoulensis DNA segment above includes these coding regions:
- a CDS encoding RluA family pseudouridine synthase, with the protein product MPGDTPSNNGFAFRSQVRTGGESVLAFLTREYRHSDGATWAARLAAGEVEVRGVQARGDDVLRAGDVVVWHRPPWREAAAPLEYAVLLEDDALVAVSKPSGLPTLPGAGFLTHTLLTQVRLRYPGASPLHRLGRGTSGVVLFARTGAAGAALSHAWREHEVQKVYRALGVGVPEWDTLDIRTPIGPVTHPRLGSVFAASADGKASRSVATVRERCDRSTLFDVEIHTGRPHQIRIHLAAAGHPLVGDPLYGVGGGPLRGLPGLPGDLGYALHAWTLRFRHPVTGQPVRVEAPPPPDLR
- a CDS encoding FAD-dependent oxidoreductase: MFGPVSPRSRPQPGHLYDVAVVGAGLAGTELAWRLARAGRDVLLVSQALDHLGNLYQPDTRGVTFPQDSLFGEVRAALHPDTDGWTFHRHLKARIEETSGIHLLQSTVTALDEETVPDGGGQIVLSTWEGPKLHARLCVLAVGAFLKGRLLVGDTMDEAGRLSEVAYDFLADDLTASGIWLIGTERRAEGEGVEPPYDVRFLTPAPTELDGFRVNRLERVRMLGQCTPGDHTYESVLQDAARLADDLLAEWPEVRA